A genomic region of Raphanus sativus cultivar WK10039 chromosome 6, ASM80110v3, whole genome shotgun sequence contains the following coding sequences:
- the LOC108810417 gene encoding small ubiquitin-related modifier 5-like isoform X1 has product MVSSSTTISVSCAPKKSRSRTPQKKITVKVKTQQGGEEDVYKIGYGTHMSRLMEAYCNNRNLEEGTVRFIFGKKQLKPRSTPAQLRMEEGDVIDIVTDQDGA; this is encoded by the exons ATGGTGAGTTCGTCAACCACGATCTCTGTTTCTTGTGCCCCAAAGAAGTCTCGATCACGTACACCTCAGAAGAAGATTACTGTCAAGGTCAAGACCCAACAG GGTGGAGAAGAGGATGTTTACAAGATTGGTTATGGTACACATATGAGTAGACTAATGGAAGCTTACTGCAACAATAGGAACTTAGAGGAAGGCACTGTCAGATTCATCTTCGGCAAGAAACAGCTCAAACCACGAAGCACTCCTGCTCAg TTGAGGATGGAAGAAGGCGACGTCATTGATATTGTCACCGATCAAGACGGTGCTTAA
- the LOC108810417 gene encoding small ubiquitin-related modifier 5-like isoform X2 — protein MVSSSTTISVSCAPKKSRSRTPQKKITVKVKTQQGGEEDVYKIGYGTHMSRLMEAYCNNRNLEEGTVRFIFGKKQLKPRSTPAQFPELFLTVEDGRRRRH, from the exons ATGGTGAGTTCGTCAACCACGATCTCTGTTTCTTGTGCCCCAAAGAAGTCTCGATCACGTACACCTCAGAAGAAGATTACTGTCAAGGTCAAGACCCAACAG GGTGGAGAAGAGGATGTTTACAAGATTGGTTATGGTACACATATGAGTAGACTAATGGAAGCTTACTGCAACAATAGGAACTTAGAGGAAGGCACTGTCAGATTCATCTTCGGCAAGAAACAGCTCAAACCACGAAGCACTCCTGCTCAg TTTCCCGAACTTTTTCTCACAGTTGAGGATGGAAGAAGGCGACGTCATTGA